Proteins encoded together in one Lepisosteus oculatus isolate fLepOcu1 chromosome 2, fLepOcu1.hap2, whole genome shotgun sequence window:
- the LOC102695568 gene encoding heparan sulfate glucosamine 3-O-sulfotransferase 5, translated as MLFKQQALLRQKLLVLGSLAIGSLLYLVARVGSLDRLQPVCPIDSRLAPQLPEQIPLRTLQYKRGLLHELRKGNATKEQIRLHNLVQQLPRAIIIGVRKGGTRALLEMLNLHPAVVKASQEIHFFDNDQNYAKGIEWYRGKMPFSFPHQITIEKSPAYFITEEVPERIFKMNSSVKLLIIVREPTTRAISDYTQVLEGKERKNKTYYKFEKLAIDTNTCDVNTKYKAVRTSIYTKHLERWLKYFPIEQFHIVDGDKLITDPLPELQLVEQFLNLPPRISQYNLYFNVTRGFYCLRFNIVFNKCLAGSKGRIHPDVDPSVVTKLRKFFHPFNQKFYQITGRTFNWP; from the exons ATGCTATTCAAACAGCAGGCGTTGCTGAGACAGAAGCTGTTAGTGCTGGGGAGCCTTGCTATTGGAAGTCTCTTGTATCTAGTTGCCAGAGTTGGGAGCTTGGATAG GCTGCAGCCGGTTTGCCCCATAGACAGCAGACTGGCGCCTCAGCTCCCAGAACAGATCCCGCTGCGCACGCTGCAGTACAAGCGCGGCCTCCTGCACGAGCTCCGCAAGGGGAACGCCACGAAGGAGCAGATCCGCCTCCACAACCTGGTGCAGCAGCTCCCCCGGGCCATAATCATCGGAGTACGGAAAGGGGGCACAAGGGCGCTCCTGGAAATGCTGAACCTCCACCCTGCGGTGGTCAAAGCCTCGCAGGAAATCCACTTCTTCGACAACGACCAAAACTACGCCAAGGGCATCGAGTGGTACCGAGGGAAGATGCCCTTTTCCTTCCCCCACCAAATCACGATAGAGAAAAGCCCCGCCTACTTCATCACCGAGGAAGTCCCCGAGCGcatctttaaaatgaactcGTCCGTCAAGCTGCTAATTATCGTGCGGGAACCCACGACGAGAGCCATTTCAGATTACACGCAAGTGCTGGAGGGGAAGGAAAGGAAGAATAAGACGTACTACAAGTTCGAGAAACTCGCCATTGATACTAACACCTGTGACGTGAACACAAAATACAAAGCGGTACGAACCAGCATTTACACCAAACATTTGGAGAGGTGGCTGAAGTACTTTCCTATCGAGCAGTTCCACATTGTGGACGGTGACAAGCTTATAACGGATCCCCTGCCCGAGCTGCAGCTCGTTGAACAGTTCCTAAATCTCCCTCCGAGAATTAGCCAGTATaacttatattttaatgttaccCGAGGCTTCTACTGCCTGCGATTTAACATTGTCTTTAACAAGTGCCTGGCTGGTAGCAAGGGGAGAATACACCCGGACGTGGACCCCTCTGTTGTCACAAAGCTGCGGAAGTTCTTTCACCCCTTCAATCAGAAGTTTTATCAGATCACTGGCAGGACATTCAACTGGCCGTGA